The Spirosoma radiotolerans genome has a window encoding:
- a CDS encoding WG repeat-containing protein, which yields MFPSISEYIQSIELSAETLHRLNYLIPVRKSNGQLYFSSGNFAVVFRMQDTRTGQPVALRCFLREMAGRRDRLRFIANYLSENPSDYLLPFTIYPNELWVDTRFGQEHEFDVMVMPWVEGQTLNQYVADCCRNQQPQKLGQLAHRFDELVRWLLDQPMAHGDLKADNILIRPDGQLVLIDYDGCFVPALAGLEATEIGTLPYRHPARTPAHFDRHLDDFSLLALSLELHALSISPALYTDNDTLLLTLNLLNDPFNADQWNQFRQLSSATVSARASLFEHAIHCPPKPILGLIELLPVPKPATHTAPAAVLLGAPIPYFQQRRWRFINPAGERIGPDDWEQVGLFSEGLAAVRKQSKWGFCDLRGQLVIDYQFDEVREFSAGLALVRQRGKYGFIDAKGQPVIPCVYEEAGPFAGGRAPVRQNNTYGFINEQGHVVIPLQFESAGPFVEGLARVKLGGKYGFIDADGRLQLACELPYADNFSEGLAAVKKDGQVGFINQTGAITIPHQFDLAGSFAEGLAPVKKGRKVGFIDRNGSLAIPYEFDEITYNVVLSFREELVLVRKGSLFGYINKQGQTVIPFEFTDADNFSEGLAAVQKGDKWGYINQKGDDVIAFDLDHAYRFRKGLALVRKKNQLVYIDQTGFVYWDQS from the coding sequence ATGTTCCCGTCTATTAGCGAATATATACAATCTATTGAACTCTCTGCCGAAACCTTGCATCGGCTGAATTACCTGATTCCAGTCCGGAAGTCGAACGGGCAGTTGTATTTCAGCAGCGGAAACTTTGCCGTGGTCTTCCGCATGCAGGACACCCGAACGGGCCAGCCGGTAGCGTTACGTTGTTTTTTGAGAGAAATGGCCGGACGCCGGGACCGGCTTCGGTTCATTGCCAACTACTTGAGTGAAAACCCATCGGATTACCTGCTTCCGTTTACGATTTACCCGAATGAACTCTGGGTCGATACGCGCTTTGGTCAGGAACATGAATTCGATGTAATGGTGATGCCCTGGGTGGAGGGGCAAACGCTGAACCAGTATGTGGCCGATTGCTGCCGTAACCAGCAGCCCCAAAAGCTTGGTCAACTGGCGCATCGATTCGACGAACTGGTTCGCTGGCTCCTCGACCAGCCTATGGCTCATGGAGACTTGAAAGCGGATAATATCCTGATCCGGCCCGACGGTCAACTGGTTCTCATTGATTACGACGGTTGTTTCGTACCGGCGCTGGCGGGCCTGGAAGCCACGGAAATCGGTACGCTGCCTTACCGGCACCCCGCCCGCACCCCCGCGCATTTCGATCGCCATCTGGATGATTTTAGCTTATTGGCCCTCTCTCTGGAGCTCCATGCCTTAAGTATCTCCCCCGCCTTATACACCGACAACGATACCTTACTCCTTACGCTTAATCTTTTGAATGATCCCTTTAACGCGGATCAATGGAATCAGTTTCGGCAATTGTCATCCGCTACCGTATCAGCCAGAGCAAGCCTGTTCGAACACGCGATTCATTGCCCACCTAAACCAATTTTAGGGCTTATCGAGCTGTTGCCTGTACCCAAACCGGCTACCCACACGGCTCCAGCCGCGGTGTTGCTGGGTGCGCCAATCCCATATTTTCAGCAAAGACGTTGGAGATTTATCAATCCGGCGGGCGAACGCATTGGTCCTGACGATTGGGAACAGGTTGGCCTCTTTTCGGAAGGGCTGGCCGCTGTTCGCAAACAGAGTAAATGGGGATTCTGCGATCTACGGGGCCAATTGGTTATCGATTATCAATTCGATGAAGTCCGCGAGTTCAGCGCAGGCCTGGCGTTGGTCCGGCAACGGGGCAAGTACGGGTTCATTGATGCCAAAGGGCAACCCGTCATTCCCTGCGTTTATGAGGAAGCTGGACCCTTCGCCGGGGGGCGCGCCCCGGTCCGGCAGAACAATACTTATGGCTTTATCAATGAACAGGGCCATGTTGTTATTCCCCTGCAGTTTGAGTCGGCCGGCCCCTTTGTCGAGGGATTGGCCAGGGTTAAACTGGGCGGTAAGTACGGATTTATTGATGCAGATGGCCGACTGCAACTAGCCTGCGAACTGCCCTATGCGGATAACTTTTCGGAAGGGCTGGCCGCTGTGAAAAAGGACGGGCAGGTGGGCTTTATCAATCAGACCGGAGCCATTACGATTCCGCACCAGTTCGACCTGGCGGGTAGTTTTGCCGAAGGACTGGCGCCGGTGAAAAAAGGACGGAAGGTGGGCTTTATTGACCGGAACGGTTCCCTGGCTATTCCCTATGAGTTTGACGAGATCACTTATAATGTGGTTCTGTCCTTTAGAGAAGAGCTGGTGTTGGTTAGAAAAGGAAGCCTGTTTGGCTACATCAACAAGCAGGGCCAGACCGTCATTCCGTTCGAGTTTACGGATGCAGATAATTTTTCGGAAGGGCTGGCTGCTGTTCAAAAAGGAGACAAGTGGGGCTATATCAACCAAAAAGGCGACGACGTGATCGCCTTTGACTTGGACCATGCCTATCGTTTCCGTAAAGGATTGGCGCTGGTTCGAAAGAAGAACCAACTGGTCTACATCGACCAAACGGGCTTCGTTTACTGGGATCAGTCGTAG
- a CDS encoding vWA domain-containing protein yields the protein MTDLQPLPSYALSATDLQKALKTALQRPIKDRPYSAQIMRQTPTAFIFLIDQSGSMDERTTYRGQSLSKAAAVAQIINQTLLELVLRCQKGDEIRHYYDIALIGYGGFSNEEANLLWSGAMAGKTFLSPAELAEAAIQVEEVTTQRTIRGRVMSVTEKRPIWLQALHRYRTPMKSAICLAESLVEQWLVAQTGKDVYPPTVINITDGVATDATTDELLACCNRLKSLHTTDGHVLLMNIHVSDEQGKTILFPSKAAELGADPYARLLYDMSSDMPVSYHADIASLFGLDQRTSYVGMCSNADMDALVKFMNIGTPTQHNQHFAANLRPDS from the coding sequence ATGACCGATCTACAGCCCCTACCGTCTTATGCTTTATCGGCTACCGATTTGCAGAAAGCGCTGAAAACCGCGCTGCAACGGCCCATTAAAGACCGCCCCTATTCGGCCCAGATCATGCGGCAGACGCCCACGGCGTTTATCTTTCTGATTGACCAATCCGGGTCGATGGACGAACGAACGACTTATCGGGGCCAGTCGCTTTCGAAGGCGGCAGCCGTGGCGCAGATCATCAACCAGACCCTGCTGGAATTGGTACTTCGCTGCCAGAAAGGCGACGAAATCCGGCATTACTACGACATTGCCCTCATTGGCTACGGCGGTTTCAGTAATGAAGAGGCCAATCTGCTCTGGTCGGGGGCTATGGCAGGCAAGACCTTTCTGAGTCCCGCCGAACTAGCCGAAGCGGCAATTCAGGTCGAGGAAGTAACCACCCAACGCACCATCCGGGGCCGGGTTATGTCCGTTACGGAGAAGCGCCCCATCTGGCTACAGGCGCTTCATCGGTACCGGACGCCCATGAAGAGCGCCATTTGTCTGGCCGAATCATTGGTGGAACAGTGGCTGGTGGCACAGACCGGGAAAGACGTTTACCCGCCGACCGTGATCAATATTACCGATGGGGTAGCCACCGATGCCACGACGGACGAATTGCTGGCCTGTTGCAACCGGCTGAAGAGCCTGCATACAACGGATGGCCATGTGCTACTGATGAACATTCACGTGTCGGACGAGCAGGGAAAAACGATTCTCTTTCCCTCGAAAGCGGCTGAACTGGGGGCTGATCCTTACGCCCGACTGCTCTACGACATGTCGAGCGACATGCCTGTCTCCTACCATGCCGACATTGCCAGCCTGTTCGGGCTCGATCAGCGAACATCGTACGTCGGCATGTGCAGTAATGCAGACATGGACGCTCTGGTCAAGTTCATGAACATCGGAACGCCTACCCAGCACAACCAGCATTTTGCAGCTAACCTCCGGCCTGATTCATGA
- a CDS encoding AAA family ATPase: MPFVLTSFRVTNFRSIVDSGELSINEYMCLVGTNESGKTNLLVALQKLNPADGAPIDPLADYPRKHYATYETDAAKEPFIRATFALDASTRAQLSSLVGAGYPTELLATVEVARYYTGLRDVNFPASCLEQYPNKYIHTLLGAFWETYLASDLIARDKEENTQDLREFIDRLIALLPESGSLGEYDVYNLVAQIDEFITVKYSRRQPFRVFVDEQLKTPLENIARLLANKRIVLSAEQQRLFLEQLPRFIYYSEYSNLDAEIYLPHVIQNSNRQDLGFREQAKVRTLNVLFDFVRLKPEEMLELGSEVRHTKILTRDSYGRIESTEIETAPENSVDQERENKKKREIILQTASAQLTKAFQDWWRQGNYRFRFQADGNHFRIWVSDDKRPEEIELDGRSKGLQWFFSFFLTFRAEQANSHANCILLLDEPGLSLHPIAQQDLLNFLHSLSRTNQLIYTTHSPFMIGSQALGNLNMIQVGPDGNSVVSAVYQASPSDANASFYPIRAALNLRVSDQLLTGRSLVLVNAVSSQIYLQLVQSYLLRTGQHPPIKDLLFVPTASLADIEPSTRVLFQQAGAMPYVLLDGTAKECTVAKSLQQTGYKESPGRVITLGDSQVMEDLFPANELARQFSRMYRGLKTDDFDYILQPDQPIMGQIASFAEANDYLLDQDWRLTLAQRTAKVFDTMATRLQPETVQQWVALFKKLG; the protein is encoded by the coding sequence ATGCCTTTTGTTTTGACGTCATTCCGGGTCACGAATTTCAGGTCAATTGTTGATTCGGGTGAGTTGTCGATAAATGAGTACATGTGCCTGGTCGGAACGAATGAGTCCGGCAAGACAAATTTGCTGGTTGCGCTACAAAAACTGAACCCAGCCGATGGGGCGCCAATTGATCCGTTAGCCGATTACCCGCGTAAGCACTACGCAACCTACGAGACCGACGCGGCTAAAGAGCCGTTCATTCGGGCAACGTTTGCGCTGGACGCATCGACCAGAGCGCAGCTGTCGTCACTCGTGGGCGCAGGCTACCCAACGGAGCTGTTGGCAACGGTTGAAGTAGCCCGCTATTACACAGGTTTACGGGATGTAAATTTTCCGGCTTCGTGTCTGGAGCAGTATCCAAATAAATACATCCATACCCTGCTAGGCGCCTTTTGGGAAACGTACTTAGCCAGTGATCTGATCGCCAGGGACAAAGAAGAAAATACACAGGACTTACGGGAGTTTATCGATCGACTGATCGCGCTTTTGCCGGAATCGGGAAGCCTGGGCGAATATGATGTGTATAACCTTGTGGCTCAGATCGATGAATTTATTACGGTCAAGTATTCCCGGCGGCAGCCGTTTCGGGTTTTTGTCGATGAGCAGTTAAAAACACCCCTCGAAAACATTGCCCGGCTATTGGCCAATAAGCGCATTGTGCTCTCCGCAGAACAGCAACGGCTGTTTCTTGAGCAACTCCCCCGCTTTATCTACTATTCCGAGTACAGCAACCTGGATGCTGAAATTTATCTGCCCCATGTGATCCAGAATAGTAACCGTCAGGACCTGGGTTTTCGGGAACAGGCCAAAGTGCGTACGCTAAACGTGTTATTTGATTTCGTTCGACTGAAGCCGGAAGAAATGCTGGAATTAGGATCGGAGGTACGTCACACGAAGATCCTTACCCGCGATTCGTATGGCCGAATCGAGAGCACAGAAATCGAAACTGCGCCGGAAAATAGCGTCGATCAGGAACGGGAAAACAAAAAGAAACGAGAGATCATCCTTCAAACCGCTTCGGCTCAGCTTACAAAGGCTTTTCAGGACTGGTGGCGTCAGGGTAATTACCGGTTTCGGTTCCAGGCCGATGGGAATCACTTTCGAATTTGGGTGAGCGACGACAAACGACCCGAAGAAATTGAACTGGATGGCCGCAGCAAAGGCCTGCAATGGTTTTTCAGTTTCTTTTTAACGTTTCGGGCCGAGCAGGCAAACAGCCACGCGAATTGCATTTTACTGCTCGACGAACCTGGTCTTTCCCTGCATCCCATTGCTCAACAGGACCTGTTGAACTTCCTTCATTCGCTTTCCCGAACCAATCAACTCATTTACACAACACATTCGCCTTTCATGATTGGCAGCCAGGCATTGGGCAACCTGAACATGATACAGGTTGGGCCGGACGGCAACTCGGTTGTTTCGGCTGTTTACCAGGCATCGCCATCGGATGCAAACGCATCCTTTTACCCAATCCGGGCGGCCCTGAATCTGCGTGTGTCAGACCAGTTGCTAACAGGACGGTCTCTGGTGCTGGTCAATGCAGTGTCGAGCCAGATTTACCTGCAGCTTGTACAGTCCTACCTCCTGCGAACGGGTCAGCATCCGCCCATAAAAGACCTTTTATTTGTCCCTACGGCTTCGCTGGCCGATATAGAACCCTCGACCCGTGTGCTGTTCCAGCAAGCCGGGGCGATGCCCTATGTGTTGCTCGATGGAACGGCAAAGGAGTGTACCGTGGCTAAAAGCCTACAGCAAACCGGGTATAAAGAATCGCCCGGACGGGTCATTACGTTGGGTGACTCTCAGGTAATGGAAGATTTATTCCCCGCCAATGAACTGGCCCGGCAGTTTTCCCGGATGTATCGCGGCCTGAAAACGGATGATTTTGACTACATACTGCAACCTGACCAACCGATCATGGGTCAAATAGCGTCGTTTGCAGAAGCCAACGATTACCTGTTGGACCAGGACTGGCGGCTAACCCTTGCTCAACGCACAGCGAAAGTATTCGATACGATGGCTACCCGTCTTCAGCCTGAAACCGTTCAGCAGTGGGTTGCCTTGTTTAAGAAGCTGGGATGA
- a CDS encoding J domain-containing protein: MSAEPIPSSVVVHPAKADLLAKIQRLESSIARLEEEKAACQYQIDQYYRLFRLHLGDLLTQTVDLQLKLALQRARQTGRRSDAEEAQTWQDRFEETNRAVQEAIAHKPTELDETAEQDLRRLYRKAVSLAHPDRHVNDPDRMAQATAYMTRLNDAYQRRDLTLVRQLVQDLNNGLLFMPSSETTQTLEALQGVYQRLLDRQTTLQADINQLKANDAYQQLTSQADLMAHFTGLGEQMKQQIHHLQQQVQSS; encoded by the coding sequence ATGAGCGCCGAGCCAATCCCCTCTTCGGTTGTCGTTCATCCCGCGAAAGCGGATCTACTGGCCAAAATTCAGAGGCTGGAATCCAGCATTGCGCGGCTGGAAGAAGAAAAAGCGGCCTGCCAATACCAGATCGATCAGTATTACCGGCTGTTCCGGCTTCACCTCGGTGACTTACTTACCCAAACGGTCGACCTTCAGCTAAAACTGGCGCTTCAGCGGGCGAGGCAGACGGGTCGGCGGAGCGACGCCGAAGAAGCCCAAACCTGGCAGGACCGGTTTGAGGAAACGAATCGGGCGGTGCAGGAAGCCATCGCCCACAAACCGACCGAACTCGACGAAACCGCCGAACAGGATCTCCGGCGACTTTACCGGAAAGCCGTTTCACTGGCCCACCCCGACCGCCATGTCAATGACCCTGACCGGATGGCCCAGGCCACCGCGTATATGACTCGGCTCAATGATGCCTACCAGCGTCGTGATCTGACGCTGGTTCGTCAGTTGGTACAGGACCTCAACAACGGGCTCCTGTTCATGCCTTCATCCGAAACAACCCAAACGCTGGAAGCGCTTCAAGGAGTGTATCAGCGGCTCCTGGATCGGCAGACGACGCTCCAGGCCGACATTAACCAATTGAAAGCAAATGATGCGTACCAACAGCTAACCAGCCAGGCAGACCTGATGGCCCACTTTACGGGCTTGGGGGAACAAATGAAGCAACAGATACATCACCTTCAGCAACAGGTTCAATCCTCGTAA